The Castanea sativa cultivar Marrone di Chiusa Pesio chromosome 11, ASM4071231v1 genome contains a region encoding:
- the LOC142614484 gene encoding thioredoxin-like 3-3, producing the protein MEGGSAATMNGNEDSTKKGLDGTGLDLPLNRHGNLKSASSDQSLKDILLQIKSSKTPIDPCFLASQKDRYGIGGKKIAFMGLLELK; encoded by the exons atggaAGGTGGGTCTGCTGCTACTATGAATGGAAATGAAGACAGCACAAAGAAAGGGTTGGATGGCACAGGTTTGGATCTTCCACTAAATCGCCATGGAAACTTGAAAAGTGCTTCCAGTGATCAAAGCCTCAAGGACATTCTTCTCCAAATTAAGTCTTCCAAAACCCCT ATTGACCCATGCTTCTTAGCCTCCCAAAAAGACcg ATATGGGATTGGTGGCAAAAAGATAGCTTTTATGGGACTACTTGAActcaaataa